Proteins co-encoded in one Candidatus Kapaibacterium sp. genomic window:
- the nusB gene encoding transcription antitermination factor NusB: MAREKVLQVFAAAVGAQVPWQTVFEHIFYRDFTVDVPTPDRPLLSVEEVQELEADTPIRWEEKDVEFARRLLQAAEQSLELGTSILRQVLQNWDVGRLVPIDRLILQLGIAEMLAFPQMPVPVVIDEAVELAKKYSTAHSGQFVNGVLEAAYYWMVQHGLRPPSPEMAAPITDRPFPSVEVPEEYSSIVGYTGSRQEQGAG; this comes from the coding sequence ATGGCGAGAGAGAAAGTCTTGCAGGTCTTTGCTGCTGCCGTCGGCGCGCAGGTACCCTGGCAGACTGTCTTCGAGCACATCTTCTATCGGGATTTCACCGTGGATGTTCCTACCCCTGATCGCCCATTGCTGAGCGTAGAGGAGGTGCAGGAGCTGGAGGCTGATACGCCCATTCGATGGGAGGAGAAGGACGTAGAGTTTGCTCGGCGGCTCCTGCAGGCGGCAGAGCAATCGTTGGAACTGGGCACGAGTATTCTACGTCAAGTCTTGCAGAATTGGGATGTTGGGCGATTGGTGCCGATCGACCGGCTCATCCTCCAGTTGGGTATTGCTGAGATGTTGGCCTTCCCTCAGATGCCGGTTCCCGTTGTCATTGACGAGGCCGTGGAACTGGCGAAGAAGTACTCCACAGCCCACAGCGGGCAGTTCGTCAACGGGGTCCTAGAAGCAGCCTACTACTGGATGGTGCAGCATGGGCTGCGTCCCCCTTCACCCGAGATGGCAGCTCCGATAACGGATAGGCCGTTCCCCTCGGTGGAAGTTCCGGAGGAGTACTCCAGCATCGTTGGGTACACGGGGAGTAGGCAGGAGCAGGGAGCTGGCTAG